The genomic segment TGTCGGAGAACGCGATACGGCCGCCCAGCGACAGCGTGTTGGCGAAGGCAAGGTTGAGGGTGTCCATCGCCACCAGGGTGACCTTGGGGGTCAACTGGTAGGAGTAGCCCGCGGTGACTCCGATGAAGGACAGCGGCGCCGCGAACGCGAGAGGCCCGAGGAAGCGGGGGATGGAGACCCGAGGTTCGACGTGCAAGTCGCCCGGGCCCATCTTCCAGAAGGACATCGGCGCGCTGGCGGACACGGCGAAGTCGAAGGGTGTCGCCGCCGCCGTGTTGAGGTTGAGGCCCAGCATGCCCATCGCGGCGACGGTCATGTTGCCGGACTTCATCACCATGTACTTGCTCGTGGCCGACGGATTCAGGGCCAGGCCGAAGGGCACGAAGCCGGTGAGCGATCCGCCCAGGGCCCAGCGGCCCTCCATGTCGTTGCCGAGGCCGTGCGACGCGCCGAAGCCGAAGCCCCAGCTGACGACGTTGTTGTCGAGGACCCGCGCCTCCTCCAGGCCGCCGGGCAGGGCGGTCGGGCGGAACTTACCGGTGCCGGCCTGCGGCGCCGGAGTGCTCATCTTCATCTGCGCCCAGGCTGGCGACCCGAGCGCCAGCACGGCCCCGACCAGCGTGACCAGGCAGTTTACGGCCTTCGCAACGGACAGTCCCCCTTTCAGTCGTACAGGAAGCGCAGGGCCTTCGGCAGGCGCCTGCGCCAGCTCCGCTCATTGTGGACGCCCCTTGCGTCCGGGCGCCACATGAAGTGCTCGCCTTTCACGAATCCTTTTCGCTCCAGCAGATCGCTCATCCACTCGGCATGCTGGATCGAGTACCCGAAGGCCTCGCGGCCGCCGCAGTCCAGGTAGAGCCGGAGATCGCCCCAGGCATGCGCCTGCGCGACGTGCCGGTAGATCTCGCCGTCCTGCACCCACAGCGCCGGGGACATCACCAGGGCACGCCCGAAGAGATCCTGCCGCTTGAAGAAGGCATAGAGCGCGAGGAGGCCGCCGAGAGACGAGCCGCCGATCAGGCGGTGGCTGCGATGCGGCGAGACCCGCACCTCCTTCTCGACCAGGGCGCGCAGGTCGCCGGTCACCCATTCGAGCAGGGCGTCCCCTTCGGCCTTCTCGCCTTCCTCGGGCGGCCATGGCGACAGTTCCTGCGACCTGGTCTCGCCGCCGTGGTGAACGCCCACGACGACCGGCACCAGGCGGCCGCGGCTCGCCCGCACGTCGAGCGCGCGGTGCATGTGCCAGCCGCCGGCGAACGAGCCCTCGTCGCCGAAGAGGTTCTGGCCGTCGAACATGTAGGCGACCGGGTACCGGTAGCTGCTGGTCTCGTAATCCGGCGGCAGGTAGACCGACAGGGGAAGCTTCCGGCCGAGGGGCGGCACGTCCTGGGGCGGGGTCGTGAAGACTTTGCCCGGCTTCACCGGCGGTCTCGGCCGCCGCGGCCGCTTCGGGCGCTCGGGTTGGGGAGACAACGTCACCGCGCCCGCTCCAGCTTGAAAATCCTCCCGCGCTGGCTGAGGATGTGAAGCTCGCCGTCGGCATCCTCGCCGAACGCCGTGACCTGGTCGACCTCGCCGGCCGGATCCAGCAACCGCTTCCAGTCGTGAACCTCGTGCACGGCGCCGCCGGACCAGCGCAGGCTCCGCAGGATGCCGCTGCACCAGTCCGAAAAGAAGTACCGACCGTCCAGCTCCGGCAATGCTTTCCCCCGGTAGACATGACCGCCCGTGATCGAGCATGACCCGTCAGCGTGGTCGAATTCGGCGATGGGCATCACCATCCCGGCGGCGTCGCACGCGGCCTTCAGGCATCTCGAACCCTCGTAATCGTCCCACCCCAGGTTGAGGCCGCCGAAGCGGCCGCCCGGCAGTGCGTTGATCTCCTCCAGGCGGTTCTGGCCGACGTCCGCGATGTAGAGATCGCCCGTCCGGCGATCGAACGAGTAGCGCCAGGGGTTGCGCAGCCCGCTCATGAGGATCTCCGGCCGGAAATCCGCATCCACGTCGAGGCGCAGCATCTTGCCCAGCAAGGAGCCCGGGTTCTGCGCGTTGTCGTGGGGATCGTAGGAGCCGCCGCCATCCCCGGTGCCGATGTACAGGAGGCCGTCCGGCCCGAAGGCCAGGTGCCCCCCGTTGTGGTTGCGGAAGGGTTGCTTCAAGGACAGGACTTCCCGGGCCGAGGCGGGGTCGGCGCGATCGGGATCCCGCGACGCGCGATACGCGACGATCCGGGTATCGCCGGCGCGGTCGGTGTAGTTGACGAAGAACCGCCCGTTGCTGGCGTAGCGCGGATGGAAGGCCAGCCCCAGCAGGCCCTGCTCCATGCCGCGCGACACCTGGCGCGACAGGTCCAGGAACGGCGCGGCCAGGACCTTTCCCCCAACGAGGATGCGCACGCGCCCGGTCTTCTCGACCACGAACAACCGGCGCCGCGCGTCGCCGGGGGCAACCGCCATGCCGACCGGTTGATCCAGGCCGGTCGCGACGACCGCCAACCGGATCTCGCGCAACGCCGGGGGCGGGGCGGGCGGCGTCGCGATCCGGACCGTGGCGAGGACGGCGGCGAGGACGAAAATCACGGGGTTCAGTCTACAACAGCCGCGCGGCCGCCCGGCGGTCACGAGGGGCCGGGCGCCTGGCAGAGTCCTCCGCGGTCTGCTAGCC from the Candidatus Tanganyikabacteria bacterium genome contains:
- a CDS encoding alpha/beta hydrolase; this encodes MKPGKVFTTPPQDVPPLGRKLPLSVYLPPDYETSSYRYPVAYMFDGQNLFGDEGSFAGGWHMHRALDVRASRGRLVPVVVGVHHGGETRSQELSPWPPEEGEKAEGDALLEWVTGDLRALVEKEVRVSPHRSHRLIGGSSLGGLLALYAFFKRQDLFGRALVMSPALWVQDGEIYRHVAQAHAWGDLRLYLDCGGREAFGYSIQHAEWMSDLLERKGFVKGEHFMWRPDARGVHNERSWRRRLPKALRFLYD
- a CDS encoding PQQ-dependent sugar dehydrogenase encodes the protein MNPVIFVLAAVLATVRIATPPAPPPALREIRLAVVATGLDQPVGMAVAPGDARRRLFVVEKTGRVRILVGGKVLAAPFLDLSRQVSRGMEQGLLGLAFHPRYASNGRFFVNYTDRAGDTRIVAYRASRDPDRADPASAREVLSLKQPFRNHNGGHLAFGPDGLLYIGTGDGGGSYDPHDNAQNPGSLLGKMLRLDVDADFRPEILMSGLRNPWRYSFDRRTGDLYIADVGQNRLEEINALPGGRFGGLNLGWDDYEGSRCLKAACDAAGMVMPIAEFDHADGSCSITGGHVYRGKALPELDGRYFFSDWCSGILRSLRWSGGAVHEVHDWKRLLDPAGEVDQVTAFGEDADGELHILSQRGRIFKLERAR